The Rhopalosiphum maidis isolate BTI-1 chromosome 1, ASM367621v3, whole genome shotgun sequence genome has a segment encoding these proteins:
- the LOC113556198 gene encoding E3 ubiquitin-protein ligase rnf146-like isoform X1 has protein sequence MAESLKRLEDVIADDENSSEENGHDSESSEDPRPSSADSALTTNSDDDVKPTPRPKKKFTSKKSKKNEDASSSVASALATSSNADFIEEDSTSETKKKSISIKSKKNDDTPAKSKSDFNECPVCLGPVVFPVRTPCGHVFCFLCVKGAARQANRCPMCRQHIPIDFDKNPIILERQEVETFDDGYQWFYEGKNGWWQYDKRTSEEIEHRYKLNVTKFDVLICGIMYTIDLNRNVQYNRENPTRRRKVKRENANNIAVKGIAGVH, from the exons ATGGCCGAATCTCTGAAACGTCTTGAGGACGTGATCGCGGACGACGAGAATTCATCTGAGGAGAATGGACACGAtt CTGAATCGTCAGAAGATCCTCGACCATCGTCTGCCGATTCTGCCTTAACAACAAATTCTGACGATGATGTAAAGCCAACACCTAGACCTAAAAAGAAATTTACTTCAAAGAAATCCAAGAAAAATG AAGACGCATCTTCGTCTGTTGCTTCTGCCTTGGCAACAAGCTCCAATGCTGATTTTATTGAAGAGGATTCAACATCAGAAACGAAAAAGAAATCTATTTCGATAAAATCCAAGAAAAATG atgaCACACCGGCCAAGTCAAAGAGCGACTTTAACGAGTGTCCTGTATGTTTGGGACCGGTCGTATTCCCAGTCCGTACTCCATGTGGTCATGTCTTTTGTTTTCTATGTGTGAAAGGAGCAGCACGACAAGCTAACAGGTGTCCAATGTGTCGTCAGCATATACCTAtagattttgacaaaaatccTATTATTCTTGAACGCCAAGAAGTAGAAACATTTGATGATGGTTACCAATGGTTTTATGAAGGCAAAaatg gctGGTGGCAATATGATAAGAGAACTTCTGAAGAAATTGAACATCGCTACAAACTCAATGTTACAAAATTTGATGTACTAATTTGTGGCATCATGTATACAATTGATCTCAACCGCAATGTGCAATACAACAGAGAAAATCCAACAAGGAGAAGGAAAGTGAAACGAGAAAATGCCAATAACATTGCTGTGAAGGGAATTGCTGGTGTTCATTAA
- the LOC113556198 gene encoding E3 ubiquitin-protein ligase rnf146-like isoform X2, with translation MAESLKRLEDVIADDENSSEENGHDSESSEDPRPSSADSALTTNSDDDVKPTPRPKKKFTSKKSKKNDDTPAKSKSDFNECPVCLGPVVFPVRTPCGHVFCFLCVKGAARQANRCPMCRQHIPIDFDKNPIILERQEVETFDDGYQWFYEGKNGWWQYDKRTSEEIEHRYKLNVTKFDVLICGIMYTIDLNRNVQYNRENPTRRRKVKRENANNIAVKGIAGVH, from the exons ATGGCCGAATCTCTGAAACGTCTTGAGGACGTGATCGCGGACGACGAGAATTCATCTGAGGAGAATGGACACGAtt CTGAATCGTCAGAAGATCCTCGACCATCGTCTGCCGATTCTGCCTTAACAACAAATTCTGACGATGATGTAAAGCCAACACCTAGACCTAAAAAGAAATTTACTTCAAAGAAATCCAAGAAAAATG atgaCACACCGGCCAAGTCAAAGAGCGACTTTAACGAGTGTCCTGTATGTTTGGGACCGGTCGTATTCCCAGTCCGTACTCCATGTGGTCATGTCTTTTGTTTTCTATGTGTGAAAGGAGCAGCACGACAAGCTAACAGGTGTCCAATGTGTCGTCAGCATATACCTAtagattttgacaaaaatccTATTATTCTTGAACGCCAAGAAGTAGAAACATTTGATGATGGTTACCAATGGTTTTATGAAGGCAAAaatg gctGGTGGCAATATGATAAGAGAACTTCTGAAGAAATTGAACATCGCTACAAACTCAATGTTACAAAATTTGATGTACTAATTTGTGGCATCATGTATACAATTGATCTCAACCGCAATGTGCAATACAACAGAGAAAATCCAACAAGGAGAAGGAAAGTGAAACGAGAAAATGCCAATAACATTGCTGTGAAGGGAATTGCTGGTGTTCATTAA